GGCATGGTGTCCACACCCGGTCTGCTGCGCGGCTGGGAGGGCGTCGACGTCGCGGAGAGCCTTTCGGCGCGCATCGGGCGCCCCGTGTACGTCGACAGCGAGGCGAACCTCGGCGGGCTGGCCGAAGCGCGCGAGGGCAACGGGCGCGAGGCGTCGTCGTCGGTGTTCATCCGCGCCGGGCACACCATCAGCGCCGGCCTGATCGTCGGAGGCGACCTGTTCCACGGCGTCAACGGCAAGGCGGGCCAGATCGGACACGTCACCATCGACGAGAACGGGCCGATCTGCCGCTGCAGCAATCGCGGCTGCCTCGAGACCTACGCGGGCGGCCCGGCCCTGATGTCGCTGTTCCCGCCGAGCGAGGGCATGCAGCGCCTCGGCGACCTGCTGCAGGCTGCCGAGGCCGGCGACGGCAGCTCCCGGCGCGTGATCGCCGACGCCGGACGCCACATCGGCATCGCGGCGGCGAGCCTGTGCAACCTGTTCGACCCCGAGCTCATCATCATGGGCGGCGAGCTCGCACAGGCGGGCGAGATCCTCATGGCTCCGATGCGCCACTCGCTGGAGCGCACCGCGCTGACATCGGCGGGCGGACTCCCCGAGATCGTGGGGGCGTCGTTCGGCGAGTGGGCCGAGACGCGCGGCGCGATCGCGATCGCCCTCGATCACGTGACGGTGGATGCGCAAGCACTCCCGTATTCGGCGTAGCCCATGGCGAAGTCGAGATCAGGACGCGAGGTTCTGAGGAAGGCCCTCGGGCGCGCGGCGGCCGTCGCGGTCCTCGGGGCCGTGCTCGCCGGCTCCGCCGTCGCGTGCAGCGGAGCCGATCCCGGCCCGGCGACGAGCGGCGGGGCGGAGTCGATCGCGCTGCTGCTGCCGGATGCGAAGACGGCCCGGTACGAGACGTTCGACCGCCCGTTCTTCGAAGCCCGCGTCGCGGAGCTGGGCGACTACGACGTGCTCTACGCCAACGCGGACCAGGACGCCGCGAAGCAGCAGCAGCAGGCCGAGTCGGCCCTCGCGGCGGGGGTGGGGGTGCTCGTCCTCGATGCCGTCGACGCGAATGCGGCGGTGAGCATCGTCCGCTCCGCGAACGCGAAGGGCGTTCCGGTGATCTCCTACGACCGGCTGATCGCGGGCGGAGACCTCGCGTACTACATCTCGTTCGACAACGAGAAGGTCGGGGTGCTGCAGGCGACCGAGTTCGTCGATGCGATCGAGGATGCCGGAGGCGGCGGCATCCTGATGGTGAACGGCTCACCCACCGACAGCAACGCCGCGCTGTTCCGCGCCGGCGCGCACAGCCTGATCGACGAGAGCGGGCTCGACGTGCTGGCCGAGTACGACACGCCGGACTGGAGCCCCGACAAGGCGCAGGAGTGGGTCGCCGGGCAGATCGCGCAGTACGGCGATCAGATCGTCGGGGTGTATGCCGCCAACGACGGGACCGCGGGCGGCGCCGTCGCAGCGCTGAAGGCCGCGAACGTCGAGCCGTTCCCGATCGTCACCGGAC
This window of the Microbacterium sp. SSM24 genome carries:
- a CDS encoding ROK family transcriptional regulator, whose amino-acid sequence is MARRNPPPGSQTSLREANRARLVESLKRHGRLTQVELAGSTGLSPATVSNIVKELTASGILHTSFTSRSGRRATLVSLARQLGLVAGVHFSSRQLHIAIADTARAIVTQSSLPLPLDHRHDAELDRLSLLLGDMMESLGGSLSDLLAVGLALPAPIDPRTGMVSTPGLLRGWEGVDVAESLSARIGRPVYVDSEANLGGLAEAREGNGREASSSVFIRAGHTISAGLIVGGDLFHGVNGKAGQIGHVTIDENGPICRCSNRGCLETYAGGPALMSLFPPSEGMQRLGDLLQAAEAGDGSSRRVIADAGRHIGIAAASLCNLFDPELIIMGGELAQAGEILMAPMRHSLERTALTSAGGLPEIVGASFGEWAETRGAIAIALDHVTVDAQALPYSA
- a CDS encoding sugar ABC transporter substrate-binding protein, whose translation is MAKSRSGREVLRKALGRAAAVAVLGAVLAGSAVACSGADPGPATSGGAESIALLLPDAKTARYETFDRPFFEARVAELGDYDVLYANADQDAAKQQQQAESALAAGVGVLVLDAVDANAAVSIVRSANAKGVPVISYDRLIAGGDLAYYISFDNEKVGVLQATEFVDAIEDAGGGGILMVNGSPTDSNAALFRAGAHSLIDESGLDVLAEYDTPDWSPDKAQEWVAGQIAQYGDQIVGVYAANDGTAGGAVAALKAANVEPFPIVTGQDAELTALQRIVTGDQHMTVYKAIKPQAELAAEVAVALLHGEEVTAPMEIDGVPSTLLDPVAVTVDNILETVVADGFWTVEDICTPAYADACEAAGIR